In Chitinivibrionia bacterium, the sequence AAGCAGAGTGAAAACAAAATACGCATTTTGATATTTTTTTTGGGGAAAAAAAATCTCCCTTAAAATATTATTTCCCCCCCCCCCCCCCGAATTTCGCAAACCACTGCAATTCAAGCACTTACGCGTATTTATCTAAAGTAAAACTTTACGCATTTTTATTTCATATCAAAAGCTCAATCTTTTTGAGCGACTATATATTTTTGCAAATCATAACCGGGAGGCATAATAAATGTCAGGCATTTTTCAAGTAATTAAATACGAAGGTGATAACAGCACTTTCGTTTGGAAGTCGCCGATTGAGAATTTCAATATCGGCAGTCAGTTAATTGTTCACGAATCGCAGGAAGCGGTGTTTTTTATGAACGGGCAGGCGTTGGACTTGTTCGGTCCGGGACGGCACACCTTAGAAACGCAAAATATACCGTTGGTTAGAGGTGTTATCAATAAAAAAACCGACGGAGAAACTCCGTTTCGCGCCGAAGTGTATTTCATAAACAAGGTTGAGCAACCTGCGATAAAGTGGGGAACGGACAGCCAAGTTCAGTATATGGAGCCGACATACAAATTTCCGTTAAAAATAGGGGCTTCGGGCGAAATGTCTTTGCGCGTTGAGGACTCGCGAAAGTTGCTCGTTAAAATTGTCGGCAAAGAAAAACAATTTACACAGGCAAATCTTGTGCAGATGTTTCGCGCTTTTTTAATGGTAAAAGTTAAGCCGTATCTCGCGCAAACTATGCAAAAAAGCGAGTTCGGCATTTTTGAAATCGACTCGCAAATGGGCGAACTGTCGCAAGTTCTGCACAATCAACTGATACCCGATTTTGTCGATTACGGATTATCGCTCGAACGATTTTTTATAACAACTATCGTAAAACCCGAGGGCGATAAGGCGTATGAAAAATTTCGCGATATACATATTCGCCAATATTCCGACGTTGCCGAGGCGCAACTCAGGCAAAAAATCGGCGTAATCGACCAGCAAACCGAAGCGCAAAAAATGGTTATAGAATCGCAGGCAATAGCGACAAAGCGCGCGCAAGAGGGATACACATATCAACACGAACGAGGCTTTGACGTAGCCGAAAAAGTTGCTCAAAACGAGGGCGCGGGTAATTTTTCGAGCGCGGGAATAGGGCTTGGAATGATGGGAGGCGTTGCAGGCGGTATGGGCGGAATGATAGCGGGAATAACGACAAACGCACTCGGAAACGTCGCGCCGAATGCAACGGGAATCGGCATAATTACACCGACGGCAACCCCCGCGCCACAAACGTCGCAAGAACAATCGGGCGGCGATATGGCGGAATTCAAGCAAAAACTTGAAAAATTAAAGTTGGCAAAAGAAATGGAAATGCTTAGCGACGAAGAATTTGAAACACAACGAAAAACGCTTTTAGGGCTGTAAAAAAAGGAGAACTACAAATGATAAACATAAAAAACAAAGGGCAATTTTTAGCGACAATGCTAATAATTGCAGTGGTGTATAATGTAAGCATTTTCGCAATTCCATTCAACAGAGAAAGCGAATTTTGGCTTGGATACGGCTTCTTTATGTCGGCGCTTGTTTTGGCGACGGCTGTCGGAAATTATGTCATAAACCTTAAAGGATTACGAAGCAAGGTTTATGGAATTCCGCTTATTTCGGTGATTTGGCGGTATCTTGTCGCTCAATTTATTGTAAGTTTGGCGCTTATGATTTTTTATTTTGCACCGTATGCTTTCAGAATCGGACTTGCGCTGAGCACCGCTCTTTTGGGAGCTTGTTTAATCGGACTTATCAGCGTTAATGCAGTCAGAGAAAAGATAGAACGCATAGACGAAAAAATCAAGGAAAAAGTGCTTTTCATAAAATCATTGCAAGCAGACGTGGAAAATTTAGTCGCCAAAGTTTTGGACGAAAGCGTAAAAAAATCCCTGAAAAACCTCGCCGAAACAATAAAATTCAGCGACCCTATGAGCAATGCAAAACTTGCCGAACTCGAAAGCGAAATAAGTGCAAAAATCGCCCTGCTTTCGCAAAATATCGAAAAAGCAGACAAGGACGAAGCAAATAAATTGTGCGAAGAATTACAGCAATTATTTGCCGAAAGAAACAGAAAATGCAAGATATTGAAATAGGCGAAAGGCGACAAAAATGACAATCCTAAAATGCAAAATGTGCGGCGGCGATATTCGGGCAACCGATGAAACTTACGGAAATTGCGATTCTTGCGGCTCTACAATGACTTTGCCGAAAGCGAACGACGAGCAAATGCTTAATCTTTTTAACCGCGCAAACCACCTGCGCCGCCTTAACGAATTCGACAAAGCCGTCGCCGCTTATGAAAATATTCTTAATATCGACGCATCGTCCGCAGAGGCGCATTGGGGCTTGGTATTATCTAAATACGGCATAGAATACGTGGAAGATGAAAAAACAGGCAAGCGTGTTCCAACCTGCCATAGAGTTCAGAGCGAGCCGATTTTAAGCGATGCAGATTACATTTTCGCAGTCGAAAACGCGCAAGATGAATACACAAAAAGTTTATACGAAGAAGAAGCGGAACAAATCGCTGAAATACAAAAAGGCATTTTGGCGATTTCGAGCAAAGAAAAACCTTACGACGTGTTTATTTGCTACAAAGAAACCACAAGCGGCGGCAGTCGAACGAAAGACAGCGCGCTTGCGCAAGATTTGTATTATCATTTAGAAAAGGAAGGCTTTAAGATTTTCTTTTCGCGAATTTCCTTAGAGAAAAAACTCGGACAAGAATATGAGCCGTATATATTTAACGCACTCAACACCGCAAAAGTGATGTTGGTCATCGGCACAAAATCCGAACATTTTAACGCCGTATGGGTAAAAAACGAATGGAGCCGATTTTTATCCCTCGTCAAAAAAGACAAATCCCGCCTGCTAATTCCTTGTTTCCGCGATATGGATGCTTACGATTTACCCGAAGAAATGGCAATGTTGCAGTCGCAAGATATGTCAAAAATCGGCTTTGCGCAAGATGTTATTCACGGGATAAAAAAGGTTTTGGAGGGTGCGAAAGAGAAATCTTCGCAAGGAGGCGTGGCAGCGGTAGCGGCATCTCCGAATATAGAATCTCTTATGAAACGCGGTTGGCTGGCTTTGGAAGATTACGATTGGGATAAAGCGCACGTTTTTTTTGACCGTGTTTTAGATATAAACCCTGAATATGCGCCCGCGTATGTCGGTTGCTTGTGCGCAGAATTAGAGGTCAAAAAAGAAGAAGATTTAGCTAAAAGCGAATATTCCTTAGAGGACAATCCAAACTACAAAAAAGCATTACGATTTGCCGATGAAGCGCTTAATACAGATTTACAACTCTATAATATAAAATGTGAGCCGTATGTAAAGTCAAGAGAAAAACGCGAACAATATGCCCGAAATGAAGAAAATTACAATCTCTATCGATCTTTATATAACGGATGTTGCCAAGGCAACGGAATTACCGAAAATGGAAAAAACGTTAATGATGTGTGGCGAACTCTTGCTAAATGGTTTCGAGAGTTGAACGGGCATAAAGATTCTGAAGTATGGGCGAAAAAGTGTGATAAAAAGGCAGAGGATATTGATAACGCTATAAGATATGCAGTACAACAAGAGAAATTTACACAATGGATGACTATCATTATTGTTTGTTTGTTGTTAGGCGGTTGCTTTTTATTTTGCAGTAATCTATAAAAGGAGGAGTATTTATGAAATTTCCGACGATTGAAGAATATGAAAAGATGAGTTTGGAAGAGCGAGAAAAGGCGTTTGCAGCTTTTCTTAAGAGCGATATCGCGACTAACCAAGATACGCAGTCAAGATATATTAGAGAAATTAAGGGAGTAAGTAGTGATGAAATTGCAAAATTCACTGAAAAAGAAAACCACTTTGAGTGCGTGAGTGTTGAAGAAATTAATGAAAAAATACAAGAGTATGAAGCGTATCAAAAGCAACAACCAAAGAAAAAAACTCCTCAAATAATTTCTGGACTGAAGAAATACCTCAAATTTCTCAAACAAATTTCCAGTGAAAAAATTGAACCAAACGAAGAAGCAAACCTATTGCCTAAAAATCTTATTTTATTCGGTCCTCCCGGAACAGGAAAAACATACAACACCGCAATTTATGCAATTGCCATTGCCGAAAACAGAAACATTGAAGATGTAAAAGCAGAAGCAAAAGAGGACTACGCCGAAGTAAAGGCGCGCTTTAACGAACACAAAGAAAACGGACAAATCGCTTTTACAACATTCCACCAATCATACTCTTACGAAGAATTTATTGAGGGAATTCGCCCAAATTTATCGCAAAATTCAAACGGCAATGTCTCATATAATTTGCACAGCGGCGTATTTAAAAATTTTTGCGACAAGGCAAAAGAAAACGAAGAGGAAAATTACGTTTTCGTTATAGACGAAATCAATCGCGGGAATATCTCTAAAATTTTCGGCGAACTTATCACGCTTATCGAAGACACAAAACGGCTCGGCGCAAACGAAGAAGCGACTGCAATTTTACCGTATTCGCAAGAAAATTTCGGTATTCCGAATAATGTTTATATACTCGGAACAATGAACACCGCCGACCGCTCCATTGCCCTATTGGACACCGCGCTTCGCCGCCGATTTGATTTTGTAGAAATGTTGCCCGATACTTCATTACTAAATGATGTCTTTGTCAAAGAAATAAACATCGAAAAAATGCTCGAAAAAATTAACAAGCGAATAGAGGCTTTATTCGACCGCGAGCACACTATCGGACACGCATACTTTTTGCCTCTAAAGCAAGAAAATACTATCGAAAAACTTGCGCGGATAATGAAAAACAAAATTATTCCGCTTTTACAAGAGTATTTTTATGACGATTACGAAAAAATTCGTCTATGTTTGGCAGATAATCAGAAAAACGAAGAATTGCAATTCATAAAAAGAGTGCAAATAGCAAATAATTTGTTCGGTAATGCCGATTTGGAATTAGACGATAGTTTTGAAATAAATACATCTGCATTTGAAAAAGAAGAGGCGTATGTCAAAACCTACGAAAATAATAACGATTAGGGAATTTGACGAGATATTGCGTGAAAATGATGACAAAACGTCTTTTTCGGCTCTTGAAAATTTCATTTTATCAAACAAAAATAATTCCGAAACCGATACGCTTGAATTGCTGAAATTATCGGCAAAAAAAGGTGTCGGCAAAGTAATCTCTGCTAAAAATTACGTGGGAATTATTACGTTAAAAAATGGAACAACAATTGAGATATTGCCGAAAATCGCAAATCTTGACGACGATAACGACACGACAAAAAAGATTTTTCTGAAAATGCTTAAAACGCTCAAAAATTCACCCTTTAAGGAGTTTAACACTTCAAATCTGAAAACAGAAAAATTTACCTTATTGGAAATATTCATAAAAATGTTTTTGGATAAAGTCAGTTTGCTGACAAGACAAGGATTAAAATCAGCATACGTCGAAACCGAAGAAAATGAAAGTTTCTATAAAGGAAAATTACTTGTATCGCAGAATATTCGCCATAATCTCGCGAACAAAGAGCGGTTTTTTGTGCGTTTCGACGAATTCAGCATAAATCGCCCCGAAAATAAATTGATAAAATCCACGCTGAAATACCTGCTCGGTCAAACTCGAACACAAACAAATCAAAACGAAATAACCAAACTTTTAACGCATTTTGAATTAGTTGATTTTTCAAACAATTATGATACGGATTTTTCCAAAGTATCGACAAATCGTTCAATGAAAAACTACTCCGAACTAATAAATTGCTGTAAAATATTCTTGAAAGGAAATAGTTTTACGGCATTTTCAGGAAGCGAAACAGCAATCGCTTTATTATTCCCGATGGAAAAAATTTTTGAGAGTTATGTCGCGGCGTTATTCAGAAAATATTTGCCGCAAGATTTTACGATTTATACGCAAGACAGCGGATATTATTTATTTGAAGAAAACAAAAAATTTCGCCTAAAACCCGATATTGTGATAACCTCCCCAAAAGGCGAAAAAATTATATTAGACACCAAATGGAAATTGCTTTCGCTAAACGAGAACAACTATGGCATTTCGCAAGCCGATATGTATCAAATGTATGCTTACGGCAAGAAATACGGAGCAAAAAAAGTTATACTGCTTTATCCTAATCCAAATTTCGACATTGAAAAGGAAATC encodes:
- a CDS encoding toll/interleukin-1 receptor domain-containing protein, whose translation is MTILKCKMCGGDIRATDETYGNCDSCGSTMTLPKANDEQMLNLFNRANHLRRLNEFDKAVAAYENILNIDASSAEAHWGLVLSKYGIEYVEDEKTGKRVPTCHRVQSEPILSDADYIFAVENAQDEYTKSLYEEEAEQIAEIQKGILAISSKEKPYDVFICYKETTSGGSRTKDSALAQDLYYHLEKEGFKIFFSRISLEKKLGQEYEPYIFNALNTAKVMLVIGTKSEHFNAVWVKNEWSRFLSLVKKDKSRLLIPCFRDMDAYDLPEEMAMLQSQDMSKIGFAQDVIHGIKKVLEGAKEKSSQGGVAAVAASPNIESLMKRGWLALEDYDWDKAHVFFDRVLDINPEYAPAYVGCLCAELEVKKEEDLAKSEYSLEDNPNYKKALRFADEALNTDLQLYNIKCEPYVKSREKREQYARNEENYNLYRSLYNGCCQGNGITENGKNVNDVWRTLAKWFRELNGHKDSEVWAKKCDKKAEDIDNAIRYAVQQEKFTQWMTIIIVCLLLGGCFLFCSNL
- a CDS encoding AAA family ATPase is translated as MKFPTIEEYEKMSLEEREKAFAAFLKSDIATNQDTQSRYIREIKGVSSDEIAKFTEKENHFECVSVEEINEKIQEYEAYQKQQPKKKTPQIISGLKKYLKFLKQISSEKIEPNEEANLLPKNLILFGPPGTGKTYNTAIYAIAIAENRNIEDVKAEAKEDYAEVKARFNEHKENGQIAFTTFHQSYSYEEFIEGIRPNLSQNSNGNVSYNLHSGVFKNFCDKAKENEEENYVFVIDEINRGNISKIFGELITLIEDTKRLGANEEATAILPYSQENFGIPNNVYILGTMNTADRSIALLDTALRRRFDFVEMLPDTSLLNDVFVKEINIEKMLEKINKRIEALFDREHTIGHAYFLPLKQENTIEKLARIMKNKIIPLLQEYFYDDYEKIRLCLADNQKNEELQFIKRVQIANNLFGNADLELDDSFEINTSAFEKEEAYVKTYENNND
- a CDS encoding SPFH domain-containing protein, whose product is MSGIFQVIKYEGDNSTFVWKSPIENFNIGSQLIVHESQEAVFFMNGQALDLFGPGRHTLETQNIPLVRGVINKKTDGETPFRAEVYFINKVEQPAIKWGTDSQVQYMEPTYKFPLKIGASGEMSLRVEDSRKLLVKIVGKEKQFTQANLVQMFRAFLMVKVKPYLAQTMQKSEFGIFEIDSQMGELSQVLHNQLIPDFVDYGLSLERFFITTIVKPEGDKAYEKFRDIHIRQYSDVAEAQLRQKIGVIDQQTEAQKMVIESQAIATKRAQEGYTYQHERGFDVAEKVAQNEGAGNFSSAGIGLGMMGGVAGGMGGMIAGITTNALGNVAPNATGIGIITPTATPAPQTSQEQSGGDMAEFKQKLEKLKLAKEMEMLSDEEFETQRKTLLGL
- a CDS encoding McrC family protein; translated protein: MSKPTKIITIREFDEILRENDDKTSFSALENFILSNKNNSETDTLELLKLSAKKGVGKVISAKNYVGIITLKNGTTIEILPKIANLDDDNDTTKKIFLKMLKTLKNSPFKEFNTSNLKTEKFTLLEIFIKMFLDKVSLLTRQGLKSAYVETEENESFYKGKLLVSQNIRHNLANKERFFVRFDEFSINRPENKLIKSTLKYLLGQTRTQTNQNEITKLLTHFELVDFSNNYDTDFSKVSTNRSMKNYSELINCCKIFLKGNSFTAFSGSETAIALLFPMEKIFESYVAALFRKYLPQDFTIYTQDSGYYLFEENKKFRLKPDIVITSPKGEKIILDTKWKLLSLNENNYGISQADMYQMYAYGKKYGAKKVILLYPNPNFDIEKEITYTANDDVKVEVLFVNLKHVPLEISKTLLFFAVYS